One region of Hemitrygon akajei unplaced genomic scaffold, sHemAka1.3 Scf000045, whole genome shotgun sequence genomic DNA includes:
- the LOC140720656 gene encoding uncharacterized protein, which translates to MAHQRVHTGERPLLCSFCGKGFTRSSDLLGHKLVHTGERPLLCSFCGKGFISSSNLKVHQRVHTGEKPYTCLDCGKRFTCSSELKVHQRVHTGERPFTCSDCGKGFTQSYQLKVHQRVHTGERPFTCSDCGKGFTRSIDLLGHKSVHTQERPFICTDCGKGFTASSRLRRHQRVHTGERPFTCTECGKGFSRSCQLQTHQRVHTGERPFICSECAKGFSQASHLLRHQRVHTGERPFTCSDCGKGFTCSSQLKGHQRVHTGENPFTCSDCGKGFTCSSQLKVHQRVHTGERPFTCSDCGKGFTQSSHLKEHQQIHTRERPFTCSDCGKGFTQSHELLVHKSVHTGEWPFTCSDCGKGFTLSHALLVHKSVHTGEWPFNCSVCGKGFTCSSQMKVHQRVHTGERPFTCSDCGKGFIQSSHLKEHQRVHTGERPFTCSDCGKGFTCSSQLKVHQRIHTGEKPFICSDCGKRFTCSSQLKVHQRIHTGEKPFICSDCGKGFTQSFQLQRHQRVHTE; encoded by the coding sequence atggctcaccagagagttcacactggggagaggccgttactctgctcattctgtgggaaaggattcactcggtcatccgacctactgggacataagttagttcacactggagagaggccgttactctgctcattctgtgggaaaggattcatttcatcatctaacctgaaggtacatcagcgagttcacactggtgagaagccgtacacctgcttagactgtgggaagagattcacatgcTCATcggaactgaaggtacatcagcgcgttcacactggggagcggccgttcacctgctcagactgtgggaagggattcactcagtcatatcagctgaaggtacatcagagagttcacacgggggagaggccattcacctgctcagactgtgggaagggcttCACTCGGTCAATCGACCTCCTGGGGCACAAGTCGGTTCACACtcaggagaggccgttcatctgcacagactgtgggaagggattcactgcatCATCTCGACTacggagacaccagcgagttcacactggggagaggccgttcacctgcacagaatgtgggaagggattcagtcgatcATGTCAACTgcagacacaccagcgagttcacactggcgagaggccgttcatctgctcagaatgtgcaaagggattcagtcaggcatctcacctactgagacaccagcgagttcacactggggagaggccattcacctgctcagactgtgggaagggattcacttgctcatcccaactgaagggacatcagcgagttcacaccggagagaacccgttcacctgctcagactgtgggaagggattcacttgctcatcccaactgaaggtacatcagcgagttcacactggagagaggccattcacctgctcagactgtggaaagggattcactcagtcatcccatctgaaggaacatcagcaaattcacactcgggagaggccgttcacctgctcagactgtgggaagggattcactcagtcacacgaattactggtacacaagtcagttcacactggggagtggccattcacctgctcagactgtgggaagggattcactctgtcacacgcactactggtacacaagtcagttcacactggggagtggccgttcaactgctcagtctgtggcaagggattcacttgctcatcccaaatgaaggtacatcagcgagttcacactggagagaggccattcacctgctcagactgtggaaagggattcattcagtcatcccatctgaaggaacatcagcgagttcacactggggagaggccgttcacctgctcagactgtgggaagggattcacttgttcatcccaactgaaggtacatcagcgaattcacactggggagaagccatttatctgctcagactgtgggaagcgattcacttgttcatcccaactgaaggtacatcagcgaattcacactggggagaagccatttatctgctcagactgtgggaagggattcactcagtcatttcaactacagagacaccagcgagttcacactgagtaG